The Anopheles gambiae chromosome 2, idAnoGambNW_F1_1, whole genome shotgun sequence genomic sequence GCTTTTGATCATCAGAAAGAATCATTTATGCCAGAATAAATCATttatcataatcataatcataattatCATAATCAAATGCCATATGCCTTCAAGTTGTGTAAAAATCtggtttatctttttttaattcttctatttcttcttcattttattcttcttttgatCGTTTTCTTCTCATCCTGTTTTCGTCACATCtacttgttattgtttttgtacTTCTTCTGTTGCATGCTCCTATTTATTATTCTCCTTCTTCATCAtctttatcattattatcatcacatcatcattatcatcaccatcacatAAACataatcatatttttattcttctttttaattttcttactcactatcttcttcttgtttATCCTCCTTGATTGTCTTTACTGTTgatcttattattttttttttgtatttattataCCCTTCtcgttcttctttttgttcttcttattcacatttgtctatttttttttaaattagttcTGATGTGTTACAACTTCCCCCGTCATGCTTACCTCATACAGGGTATCGGATCttagtaaaaataattacagTTAGTCGTTGCTAcgaggaaatttttctacAAGGGAACCGAACCATGCCTATGTCTTTACATGAAACAGATTCTTTAAAAGTTTTGTAAGCTATTCCATGAGATCTATAGACCACATGTTGCTCTTCGCCTTCATTAATAACTGGTTCAAAACATATGTCTGGAATGTCGGGAAAGAAAATTGTATCTGATTTCCTATCTCCATCTCCATATTGTCCTAACCTAACCTGAAATCATTTATCTAAACACCTAAAATGTACGTATTGCATCATGGTTCGCCATTATCTTGGCCTGCAATGTGTCATAGAACTCGCAGTCGGTATTTCCAGGTGAACTTTCCCATCCTTTTTTGCGTTATCAGAAATCGAATCTTGCAAGTAACGCGTGCGATGGTCTTCCCCAGCGAGAGTTTCCTTCCAACAGAAAGGATGATTCGCCAAAGTTCCTGTGATAAACCACCTAATCTAAGCGTTGCAGTTTCTGAGCAGATATAAAAGCGATACTTCCGTGTCGCTTCCTTCATTCATTTCCCTCATTCAGAGTTGTCAGGATGAAAACATTCGCGCTTCTAGTTGCTCTGTTCGCCGTCGCCAGCGCCGAATGGATCGATATCGATTGGTCCCAGGTGCGCCCGATCGAGGAGTTCGATCACTACTGGGCTCGCCTGCCGGCTGAGCTGCAGGTCTACCGCACGAAGCTGCCGTCGCACCGCATCGTCAACGGTCAGGAAGCGACGCCCGGCCAGTTCCCGTACCAGATCGCTCTGCTGAGCAACTTCCCGACCGGTACCGGTCTGTGCGGTGGCTCCGTCCTGACCAACAACTACATCCTGACCGCTGCTCACTGCGTCATCTCGGGCGCTTCGACTCTGGCTCTGGGAGGTACTGCAATCATTGGAGCTCATAATCGCGATGTAGCGGAACCATCCCAGCAGCGCATTGCCTTCTCGACCGCTGGCATTCGGGCTCATCCGGGTTACACACTGACCAACATCCGCAACGACATTGCCGTCGTGCGCTTG encodes the following:
- the LOC3290017 gene encoding brachyurin, with amino-acid sequence MKTFALLVALFAVASAEWIDIDWSQVRPIEEFDHYWARLPAELQVYRTKLPSHRIVNGQEATPGQFPYQIALLSNFPTGTGLCGGSVLTNNYILTAAHCVISGASTLALGGTAIIGAHNRDVAEPSQQRIAFSTAGIRAHPGYTLTNIRNDIAVVRLNSPITFTDRIQPARLPARSDTRQFGGFTGTVSGFGRTSDASQATSSVVMFTTNPVLTNADCIAQWNAVVIEPQNVCLSGAGGRSSCNGDSGGPLAVQDGGSLQVGVVSFGSAAGCAIGMPSVYARVSFFLDFIEANSDFVAAA